A genomic segment from Myxococcales bacterium encodes:
- a CDS encoding class I SAM-dependent methyltransferase: MSDLFEAYFDGRVDLKVEMNEFLDARSDLVSYDITADHVKFFVTRMIPEVAIHSKAQDERIVREHYDRGNDFFGAFLGERMVYTCGIFEKGPGKETLEEVQDNKMDLVCRKLMLQKGESLLDIGCGWGTLARYAAKYYGTDSTGITIAEKQTAFGNERMKAWGVDDHARVLCLDYRDIPRRPYDKIVSLEMVEHVGIKNFQKFCDQAYDMLSDNGLFLLQWTGLRRGGGQGVPVIGLRPEDLIWGLFMNKYIFSGADASLPLSDVCKGLEKAGFEIHSAENITIHYAHTIDLWHKNWLQNREQVLKTYGERWFRVWNFFLGWSVRIGTQGNAACFQVVAAKNLDKFDRDRFIGRAHAGDERPLVTEPRARREKANGPAAPETRTKPVAEA, encoded by the coding sequence ATGTCCGATCTCTTCGAGGCCTACTTCGACGGCCGCGTCGACCTCAAGGTCGAGATGAACGAGTTCCTCGACGCGCGCAGCGACCTCGTCAGCTACGACATCACGGCCGATCACGTGAAGTTCTTCGTGACGCGCATGATCCCCGAGGTCGCCATCCACTCGAAGGCGCAAGACGAGCGCATCGTTCGTGAGCACTACGACCGCGGCAACGACTTCTTCGGCGCGTTTCTCGGCGAGCGCATGGTCTACACCTGCGGCATCTTCGAGAAGGGTCCCGGCAAGGAGACGCTCGAAGAGGTCCAGGACAACAAGATGGACCTCGTCTGCCGGAAGCTCATGCTCCAAAAAGGCGAGTCGCTCCTCGACATCGGCTGCGGCTGGGGCACCCTCGCGCGGTACGCGGCCAAGTATTACGGCACCGACTCGACGGGAATCACCATCGCAGAGAAGCAGACGGCCTTCGGCAACGAGCGCATGAAGGCCTGGGGCGTCGACGACCACGCCCGCGTCCTCTGCCTCGACTACCGCGACATCCCGCGCCGCCCCTACGACAAGATCGTCAGCCTGGAGATGGTCGAGCACGTCGGCATCAAGAACTTCCAGAAGTTCTGCGATCAGGCCTACGACATGCTCTCCGACAACGGGCTCTTCCTCCTCCAGTGGACGGGCCTCCGGCGCGGCGGCGGCCAAGGGGTGCCGGTCATCGGCCTACGCCCCGAAGACCTCATCTGGGGTCTCTTCATGAACAAGTACATCTTCTCCGGTGCCGACGCCTCGCTCCCCTTGAGCGACGTATGCAAGGGCCTCGAGAAGGCCGGCTTCGAGATTCACTCAGCCGAGAACATCACCATCCACTACGCCCACACCATCGACCTCTGGCACAAGAACTGGCTCCAGAACCGCGAGCAAGTCTTGAAGACCTACGGCGAGCGCTGGTTCCGCGTTTGGAACTTCTTCCTCGGCTGGTCGGTCCGCATCGGCACCCAAGGCAACGCCGCGTGCTTCCAGGTGGTGGCCGCGAAGAACCTCGACAAGTTCGACCGCGATCGCTTCATCGGCCGCGCCCACGCCGGCGACGAGCGTCCCCTCGTGACCGAGCCCCGCGCTCGCCGCGAGAAGGCGAACGGGCCGGCCGCGCCGGAGACGCGCACGAAGCCCGTCGCCGAGGCCTGA
- a CDS encoding transglycosylase SLT domain-containing protein, whose translation MNRTRAVGMVLVGVLAGCSNEALDEASDEAGGSAEGELRSRYDGRVISESEVASLVRSAGFPESHVGRMVCTAKYESRFYERASNQNSGGSIDRGLFQVNSVHLGGTNGCPSRSNAESLFNAETNTRCAAAIFRMQGMNAWYGYRAHRRECDRYPAPASGGIAVPRPGTEPTPVGGEPTDTDGQAEPTPTPDTESDAQPAERR comes from the coding sequence GTGAATCGAACCCGAGCCGTTGGCATGGTGTTGGTTGGCGTACTGGCCGGCTGCTCCAACGAGGCACTCGACGAAGCAAGCGATGAAGCCGGCGGAAGCGCCGAAGGAGAGTTGCGGTCACGCTACGACGGCCGCGTGATTTCAGAGAGCGAAGTCGCGTCGCTCGTGCGGAGCGCCGGCTTTCCCGAGTCGCACGTGGGGCGCATGGTCTGCACCGCCAAATACGAGTCGCGCTTCTACGAGCGCGCCTCCAACCAGAACAGCGGCGGCTCCATCGATCGGGGCTTGTTTCAAGTCAACAGCGTGCACCTTGGTGGCACCAACGGTTGCCCGTCGCGCAGCAACGCCGAGTCTCTCTTCAACGCGGAGACGAACACGCGTTGCGCCGCCGCGATCTTCCGCATGCAGGGCATGAACGCTTGGTACGGCTACCGCGCTCATCGCCGTGAATGCGATCGGTATCCTGCGCCAGCGAGCGGGGGAATCGCAGTGCCGCGTCCGGGGACCGAGCCGACACCCGTCGGAGGTGAGCCTACGGACACGGACGGACAGGCGGAGCCGACACCCACCCCCGACACCGAGTCCGACGCCCAGCCCGCCGAGCGCCGGTGA
- a CDS encoding protein kinase produces the protein MSSTLGRYKLLERLGQGGMAEVFKAKSFGVEGFEKVLVIKRILPELAQSPEFVEMFIHEAKLAVRLSHANIVQVFDLGLAPAGELDEAPAYFMAMEYVHGFDLATLIARCRRMNVVLPLDMCVYIASEVAKGLDHAHRRRDEQLRPLGIVHRDVSPQNVLLSFEGEVKVTDFGIAKARGVIEPSSTYDTRARKLQGKFGYMSPEQAKGDNVDARSDLFSLGVLLYECIAGVNPFSAPTTFETLRRVQASEYPPLELLRQEIPKDLSDVVTFAMKKAPEDRYPDAGRMVEAMLAFLYREGSRYGAHELATFLQRFRGSLPPQTVMNPDRLLEGDRDDNNEKTPVEVPNQRSQQPALEARSIDLERAAEMGERREVTGFVLALPDRDPLWAAERASAIIGRYGGRVVAQTDDAVSAIFGVAEPDGRDTEVATRCALVTLRALEGSGIPAAPASAASLAGIGDLDPASEPRGGRRRASVGLHAARIHLGKDGEPTDDERLKSLLATARDYAFSQAGRCAVSTTAMRQVRGLFEILPLSEGVTSRTGLTGAVVHDVRDPKDTFGRFVGRKDELRALAEVLAAATKRQASVFTLRGDHGVGKTRLLHEVDRRLQKGGYNIGFYLATCPPHGRAYPLTGIACMLQVLCGVVEGDPPERVLAVQPRLRALGLQDEDVAAVLNTLGAPVPAANPHAKAALKHAFGRMLASLSEDKPHIFAWDDAHCLDEDSFAVLEAAYARLSKSRLVFAFASRAGFSHALEMVGRHNVLDLTDLRDEDAQALIAARLVVEVVPEDLARFVRDRAGGHPQFIEELLKALIESRALTIESRRITQMRLVGQEIALPKTLRGLVASRVASLEPMQRAVLQAAAALGEPVEATALAKMLGRPMSTVEGSLGELREKDLLVHTGPSALRFTSPILREVVMDALTLEASRDMHAAAAAALESLLSGEPTGEQAARIAAHLYQAGSSQRAADYFARSGEERLRAKQIEAAAKDLARAIELCDIEKRDPREIARWFDALIQAVRLSRSCPDAAALCERVLWRVDQGEDTTTRVQARVGAGVLLAALHDFDRAVFHFGEAERAAEGDEKLAKKVLLAYAELAARQGDFHRVLAMLERLERIVTGEGDRPEEHKVLLFRAQAHAALGDRAAALSAIDRATALLPDDEAASCERYKFAALVDYFGRDFRSAAARAEQAIDKARSLGLMYEVAVNLHNLGDFLIRLDDYPRAYGAIRQSLDLSQEGGFDRLVHHDRMYVAFLDGIAGDPRAEERLQTAIEYAEDHDFTWDSLNGRVLLGTLLRRRGEIERARGEFELALDEARASGNRLLADDSAAALASLPRPSIPPE, from the coding sequence ATGAGCTCGACGCTCGGCCGTTACAAGCTCCTGGAACGCCTTGGCCAAGGAGGAATGGCCGAGGTCTTCAAGGCTAAGAGCTTTGGCGTGGAGGGCTTCGAGAAGGTCCTCGTCATCAAGCGCATCCTTCCGGAGCTGGCGCAGAGCCCGGAGTTCGTGGAGATGTTCATCCACGAGGCGAAGCTCGCGGTGCGCCTCTCGCACGCGAACATCGTGCAGGTCTTCGACCTCGGCCTCGCGCCCGCCGGCGAGCTCGACGAGGCGCCCGCCTACTTCATGGCCATGGAGTACGTGCACGGCTTCGATCTGGCGACGCTCATCGCCCGCTGCCGGCGCATGAACGTCGTCTTGCCCCTCGACATGTGCGTGTACATTGCATCCGAGGTGGCCAAGGGCCTCGACCACGCCCATCGCCGCCGCGACGAGCAGCTCCGCCCCCTCGGCATCGTGCACCGCGACGTGTCTCCACAGAACGTGCTCCTGTCGTTCGAGGGCGAGGTCAAAGTCACCGACTTCGGCATCGCCAAGGCGCGCGGCGTCATCGAACCATCGTCGACCTACGACACGCGCGCGCGGAAGCTCCAAGGCAAGTTCGGCTACATGAGCCCCGAGCAAGCCAAGGGCGACAACGTCGACGCGCGCAGCGATCTCTTCTCGCTCGGGGTGCTCCTCTACGAGTGCATCGCCGGCGTGAACCCCTTCAGCGCGCCGACGACCTTCGAGACCTTGCGGCGCGTGCAAGCCAGCGAGTATCCGCCGCTCGAGCTCTTGCGCCAGGAGATCCCCAAGGACCTGAGCGACGTCGTGACCTTCGCCATGAAGAAGGCGCCGGAGGATCGCTACCCCGACGCCGGCCGCATGGTCGAAGCCATGCTCGCGTTCCTGTATCGCGAGGGGAGCCGCTACGGCGCCCATGAGCTGGCGACGTTCCTGCAACGCTTCCGCGGCAGCCTCCCGCCCCAGACCGTCATGAACCCCGATCGCCTCCTCGAGGGCGATCGCGACGACAACAACGAGAAGACCCCTGTCGAGGTCCCTAACCAGCGGAGCCAGCAGCCGGCCCTGGAGGCTCGCTCCATCGACCTCGAGCGGGCCGCCGAGATGGGCGAGCGGCGCGAGGTCACGGGCTTCGTGCTCGCGCTACCGGATCGCGACCCCTTGTGGGCCGCGGAGCGCGCCAGCGCCATCATTGGCCGCTACGGTGGCCGCGTCGTTGCGCAGACCGACGATGCGGTATCGGCCATCTTCGGCGTCGCCGAGCCCGACGGTCGCGACACCGAGGTGGCGACGCGGTGTGCTCTCGTGACCTTGCGCGCGCTCGAGGGGTCGGGCATTCCCGCGGCGCCTGCGTCGGCGGCGTCGCTGGCGGGCATCGGCGATCTCGACCCCGCCTCCGAGCCGCGCGGCGGTCGGCGGCGCGCGAGCGTCGGCCTTCACGCGGCGCGCATCCACCTTGGCAAGGACGGTGAGCCCACCGATGACGAGCGGCTGAAGAGCCTCCTCGCCACGGCGCGCGACTATGCGTTTTCGCAAGCGGGTCGCTGCGCCGTGTCGACGACCGCCATGCGTCAAGTGCGCGGTCTCTTCGAGATCTTGCCCCTCAGCGAAGGCGTCACCTCGCGCACCGGGTTGACCGGCGCCGTCGTCCACGACGTCCGCGACCCGAAGGACACCTTCGGTCGCTTCGTTGGCCGCAAAGACGAGCTCCGCGCGCTCGCCGAGGTGCTCGCCGCGGCGACGAAGCGTCAAGCGAGCGTCTTTACGCTCCGCGGCGATCACGGCGTCGGCAAGACGCGGCTGCTTCACGAGGTCGACCGCCGGCTCCAGAAGGGCGGCTACAACATCGGCTTCTACTTGGCGACCTGCCCTCCGCACGGTCGCGCGTACCCGCTCACGGGCATCGCGTGCATGTTGCAGGTTCTCTGCGGCGTGGTGGAAGGTGATCCGCCGGAGCGGGTCCTCGCGGTTCAGCCGCGTCTTCGCGCGTTGGGCCTGCAAGACGAGGACGTCGCCGCCGTGCTCAATACGCTCGGTGCGCCGGTACCAGCGGCCAATCCCCACGCCAAGGCCGCCCTCAAGCACGCCTTCGGCCGGATGCTCGCGAGCCTCTCGGAAGACAAACCACACATCTTCGCGTGGGACGACGCCCACTGCCTCGACGAAGACAGCTTTGCGGTGCTCGAAGCCGCCTACGCGCGCCTCTCGAAGTCGCGGCTCGTCTTTGCCTTCGCCTCGCGCGCCGGCTTCTCCCACGCCCTCGAGATGGTCGGTCGTCACAACGTCCTCGATCTCACCGACCTTCGCGACGAAGACGCGCAAGCGCTCATCGCCGCGCGCCTTGTCGTCGAGGTGGTGCCCGAGGACCTCGCCCGCTTCGTGCGCGACCGCGCCGGCGGCCATCCTCAGTTCATCGAAGAGCTGCTGAAGGCGCTCATCGAGTCGCGAGCGCTCACCATCGAGTCGCGCCGCATTACGCAGATGCGCCTCGTCGGGCAGGAGATCGCGTTGCCCAAGACGCTCCGCGGCCTCGTCGCGTCGCGCGTGGCGAGCCTCGAACCGATGCAAAGGGCCGTCTTGCAGGCGGCCGCTGCGCTCGGCGAGCCGGTCGAGGCAACGGCGCTCGCGAAGATGCTGGGGCGACCCATGTCCACGGTCGAGGGCTCGTTAGGCGAGCTCCGCGAAAAGGACCTCCTCGTGCACACGGGGCCTTCGGCGTTGCGTTTTACGTCGCCGATCTTGCGCGAGGTCGTCATGGACGCGCTGACGCTCGAGGCCTCGCGCGACATGCACGCCGCGGCGGCGGCGGCGCTCGAGTCGCTGCTCTCGGGCGAGCCGACGGGCGAGCAAGCGGCGCGCATCGCGGCGCACCTCTACCAAGCGGGCTCAAGCCAAAGGGCCGCCGACTACTTCGCTCGCAGCGGCGAAGAGCGGCTGCGCGCCAAGCAGATCGAGGCGGCGGCGAAAGACCTCGCCCGCGCCATCGAGCTCTGTGACATCGAGAAGCGCGATCCGCGCGAGATCGCCCGCTGGTTCGACGCGCTCATTCAAGCGGTGCGCCTCTCGCGCTCGTGCCCCGACGCGGCGGCCCTCTGCGAGCGTGTGCTTTGGCGTGTCGATCAGGGCGAAGACACCACGACCCGCGTGCAAGCGCGCGTCGGCGCCGGCGTGCTCTTGGCTGCGCTTCACGACTTCGACCGCGCCGTCTTTCACTTCGGCGAAGCAGAACGCGCCGCTGAGGGCGACGAGAAGCTCGCAAAGAAGGTTCTCCTCGCCTACGCCGAGCTCGCGGCGCGGCAAGGCGACTTCCACCGCGTCCTCGCCATGCTCGAGCGCCTCGAGCGCATCGTCACCGGCGAGGGCGACCGGCCAGAGGAGCACAAGGTGCTGCTCTTCCGCGCGCAAGCTCACGCGGCGCTCGGCGATCGCGCCGCGGCGCTCTCGGCCATCGACCGGGCCACGGCGCTCTTGCCCGACGACGAGGCGGCGTCCTGCGAACGCTACAAGTTTGCGGCGCTCGTCGACTACTTCGGTCGCGACTTTAGGTCTGCGGCGGCGCGCGCCGAGCAGGCCATCGACAAGGCCCGCTCGCTGGGCCTCATGTACGAGGTGGCCGTCAACCTGCACAACCTCGGCGACTTCTTGATTCGTCTCGACGACTACCCGCGCGCTTACGGCGCCATCCGTCAGTCGCTCGATCTGTCGCAGGAGGGCGGCTTCGACCGGCTCGTCCACCACGATCGCATGTACGTCGCGTTCCTCGACGGCATCGCCGGTGATCCGCGCGCCGAGGAACGCCTTCAAACGGCCATCGAATACGCCGAGGATCACGACTTCACGTGGGACTCGCTGAACGGGCGCGTCTTGCTGGGGACGCTGCTTCGGCGTCGGGGCGAGATCGAGCGGGCGCGCGGCGAGTTCGAGCTTGCGCTCGATGAAGCGCGGGCGTCGGGCAATCGGCTCTTGGCCGACGACTCCGCCGCGGCGCTCGCATCGCTCCCGCGCCCGTCGATCCCGCCTGAGTAG
- a CDS encoding phosphatidylinositol transfer protein produces MRFLAAGLMGSVVFFGATRGRAAPASAAVCAPVPACATQALEPGPRREASHTRSRLVMGLGSPRHRARDLFQKVGEPQTLTAKFTYGKVHKDLEDEEVDVWVLRHCSGSWERLGTTRTGAENRGGGNGSAEGRVTFAVPQGRELAAGLHRVRFVVAPDGSSVDALAEILPKDARFFVSDIDGTLTIAENAEVRNVLDGITGSVNVDAPRALSMLAAKGYRPLYLSARPEWLTERTHAFLAFHGFPMGAVRVTAMNGATGDKAAAFKSDVLAALASQGLVPSFGFGNQPSDTTAYESAKIPVAGRFFLRVTDAHGGRRFESYAELLPALGRVPCL; encoded by the coding sequence ATGCGGTTCCTCGCGGCTGGGTTGATGGGTTCGGTGGTCTTCTTTGGCGCGACCCGAGGGCGCGCCGCTCCGGCGTCGGCCGCCGTTTGCGCCCCGGTCCCCGCATGCGCCACGCAAGCGCTCGAGCCAGGCCCACGTCGCGAGGCCTCGCACACTCGCTCGCGGCTCGTCATGGGGCTCGGCTCGCCGCGGCACCGAGCGCGCGATCTCTTTCAGAAGGTCGGCGAGCCGCAAACGCTGACGGCCAAGTTCACCTACGGCAAGGTCCACAAGGATCTCGAAGACGAAGAGGTCGACGTCTGGGTCTTGCGCCACTGCAGCGGGAGCTGGGAGCGCCTCGGCACCACGCGCACCGGCGCGGAGAATCGCGGCGGCGGGAACGGTTCCGCGGAGGGGCGCGTCACCTTCGCGGTGCCCCAAGGACGAGAGCTCGCCGCGGGGCTCCATCGCGTGCGCTTCGTCGTCGCCCCCGATGGCAGCAGCGTCGACGCGCTCGCGGAGATCTTGCCAAAGGACGCTCGCTTCTTCGTCTCGGACATCGACGGCACGCTCACGATCGCCGAAAACGCCGAGGTCAGAAATGTCCTCGACGGCATCACCGGCTCCGTCAACGTCGACGCGCCGCGGGCACTCTCCATGCTCGCCGCCAAGGGCTACCGGCCGCTCTACCTCTCAGCGCGACCCGAGTGGCTCACCGAGCGCACCCACGCCTTCCTCGCGTTTCACGGATTTCCGATGGGCGCCGTGCGGGTGACCGCCATGAACGGCGCCACGGGCGACAAGGCCGCCGCCTTCAAGAGCGACGTTCTCGCAGCACTCGCGTCGCAGGGGCTCGTGCCCTCGTTCGGATTCGGCAATCAGCCCTCTGACACGACAGCCTACGAGAGCGCGAAGATCCCCGTGGCCGGTCGCTTCTTCCTGCGCGTGACCGACGCGCACGGAGGACGGCGCTTCGAGAGCTACGCGGAGCTCTTGCCTGCCCTCGGGCGTGTGCCCTGCCTGTAG
- a CDS encoding DUF2330 domain-containing protein, producing MRMSALARPLTLAMALSAGALAFASPKTAEACGGCFAPPIANTVVAYHRMILSVSTSETTLYDQIQYSGSPDSFAWVLPIRGEAKVGLSADIVFQALDQTTTTSILPPPRNCPTPPVCYNESSAKAGAPQASGGASLDNGVTVLKEETVGPYETVQLSAKSPGALGDWLKGHGYNIPDDIKPLIESYVTEQFDFLALKLVPGQGITSMRPVRVTTKGAVPSLPLRMVAAGSGASVGVTLWVVGDGRWEPQTFPSFVIPASDITWKWAESRSDYDLVRKAKVDALGGAAWETESSADYSTSLVPNLIAQQRSFGGRGGPTFGVPNKDPFYDAVTDQSGAITKTAQEVEAEDMAALFQKKTLARVTRMRSDLPRASLATDLVLQASSDQSVVATFRQLTKEEGEPTCPVYEGCKYIGVAPRSKAKAQAEDQCGTSGAFCSGGGCSFQPFGTGDGDSRLGFWALAAVGLVVAGARRSARRSS from the coding sequence ATGCGTATGTCTGCTCTTGCTCGTCCGCTGACCTTGGCCATGGCTCTTTCGGCGGGCGCCCTCGCCTTTGCGTCCCCGAAGACCGCGGAAGCATGCGGCGGCTGCTTCGCGCCCCCCATCGCGAACACGGTGGTGGCCTACCACCGGATGATCCTCAGCGTCTCCACGAGCGAGACGACCCTCTACGACCAGATTCAATACAGCGGGAGCCCGGACTCGTTCGCGTGGGTCCTTCCCATTCGCGGGGAAGCGAAGGTTGGCCTTAGCGCCGACATTGTCTTTCAGGCGCTCGACCAGACCACGACGACGAGCATCCTACCGCCACCGCGCAACTGCCCCACGCCCCCGGTTTGTTACAACGAGAGCTCCGCGAAGGCTGGGGCGCCGCAGGCGTCGGGTGGCGCGTCTCTCGACAACGGCGTCACCGTGCTCAAGGAGGAAACGGTCGGCCCTTACGAGACGGTGCAGCTCTCGGCGAAGTCTCCGGGCGCTCTCGGCGACTGGCTCAAGGGGCACGGGTACAACATCCCCGACGACATCAAGCCGCTCATTGAGAGCTACGTCACGGAGCAGTTCGACTTTCTGGCGCTGAAGCTCGTGCCGGGGCAGGGCATCACGTCGATGCGCCCGGTGCGCGTGACCACGAAGGGCGCGGTGCCTTCTCTTCCGCTGCGCATGGTCGCCGCTGGCAGCGGCGCGAGCGTGGGCGTGACGCTCTGGGTCGTCGGCGATGGCCGCTGGGAGCCCCAGACGTTCCCGTCGTTCGTGATCCCTGCGTCGGACATCACGTGGAAGTGGGCCGAGAGCCGCAGCGACTACGACCTCGTGCGCAAGGCCAAGGTCGACGCGCTCGGCGGCGCCGCTTGGGAGACCGAGAGCTCCGCCGACTATTCGACCTCGCTCGTGCCGAACCTCATCGCGCAGCAGCGCTCCTTCGGAGGTCGCGGGGGGCCAACGTTCGGTGTCCCCAACAAGGATCCGTTCTACGACGCCGTGACCGACCAGAGTGGTGCCATCACCAAGACGGCGCAAGAGGTCGAAGCGGAAGACATGGCGGCGCTCTTCCAGAAGAAGACGCTGGCGCGCGTGACCCGCATGCGGTCCGATCTTCCCAGGGCTTCGCTCGCGACGGACTTGGTCCTTCAAGCGTCGAGCGATCAATCGGTCGTCGCCACGTTCCGTCAACTCACGAAGGAAGAGGGCGAGCCCACGTGCCCCGTTTACGAGGGCTGCAAGTACATCGGCGTCGCGCCGCGTTCGAAGGCCAAGGCGCAAGCGGAGGATCAGTGTGGAACCTCCGGCGCCTTCTGCAGTGGCGGCGGGTGCAGCTTCCAGCCGTTCGGCACCGGCGACGGTGACTCGCGGCTCGGCTTCTGGGCCCTCGCCGCCGTCGGTCTCGTCGTGGCGGGCGCGCGCCGCAGCGCGCGACGGAGCTCATGA